AAATTAGAATAATTTCGTGCCGCAAAAGCTTTGCTCTATGCTAATATCAGatttgaaatattgaaattgaatAGCTACGATATCCGTAAAAAACCATAGTGAAGTCACTGTCAGGAGTGTCTTAGAAGTAGTTTCGCTTAATTGCAATTGCGACTTTGCTCTTTGCTAATATCAAATCTAAAACTGAATAGCGAGAATATCGATGGTAGACAATCGTGAAATCGTTATTAGAGGTGAACAATTTCGAGAATATACTTTAGATATTGCACAAAGAAAAATATAGGAAATGCATCGATGATTTCGGGGTAAAAATAAGAGTTCTGTTCGTTTCTGTACTCGTGGATATTTAAAAGCCTCCCTTTTATGTACCTAGTCGCATTGTACGCATTGTAGGAGAGGATGTACACTAGAGAAACCAAGATCGAATGTTCTCCCAATGGGTCACAGGGAATCTCCGCTTTCAGCACGAAGTGCTAGAGAAAGATTTGTTCTTTCGAGTTTCTCCCGTACCTGGGGGGCTTGCCGTAGGAAAAGAAGGGACGAGAAGTGACTTTTCGAAGGTTGCCATTAATTTGTAGAGGAACGAAAACTAAAGCCCGACTGCGTACGTAGCGAATACTCTTGTGGCAACGGAGCTTCCTGACGAAGTCAATTAAGCCCTTTTGTAACAAGAAACTCTGCCAGAAGTAGTAGCGAAGGTGACGAAAGACGAAGTGGTGGGTGTGTTCGTTAGAAGGGTCACGCATCCAAGGCACATTTACGCGAGCACGATTCAAAGCAGTGCACTTCTATTCCTGCACTTCTCTTCCCTGTAACTCGTACGCTATGGTAATTATCGTTCGGGAATCGATACCGACACCACTGATTCGATTTCTCTAGATGCAAGAACTTCACAGCCGCGAAGAGGATCGGAACGCCTGGAAATCCAACGTCAGTGCGTATGCTACATGCTCATCCGGAGACCTTTCGACAATTCATTCACTATATATACACAGGCAAGGTAAATAATATCTCGAATAGATTCGGAATTTATTGCGGTGTTTGCCACGTGAAAGAATCTACCGAGAAAACTTTCGCTTTGACCCAAAGTCATGACTGAGTTTTATTCGTAACTGTTCCGTAGATTATGCTTCAAGACAGTGGCATCTTCGAGATGTTGGGACTTGCTCAAGAACTAGGAGTCGAGGAACTATGGAGAAGTTGCGAGGAACACGTCTCCGCTACGCTTAGCCCAGGAAACGCGTGTGCTCTTTTGACTGCCGCTCTGGATGCCCAGGAGCGAGTTCCCGGTAAGTTATTCATGGCATACTGTTAAAAGTTTGCCTATCGATCGATCTGCATTCTCAAGTTTGCTGAATGTTTCATCTGATGGAAAATGAAACATACAATGGTTGATAAGCGTGTGTTTCTTGAaagtggaaaatgaaaaatatctaattgaaataCAAAACAATTTCTTAGTAACTGAGAATCTGCGGAATATAATTAGTAATATTAGAATGTTTGTGTATATATTTGTTTCTTATGTGATACTTGATGACTATAATGaacgtgtgtatgtatgtgtttCCAGTGGCTTAAATTATGATATTATTCTATACATtggataaaaaaattaattaaactgAATATGTACATATCTTGAATCTATAAAATTACAGTTTGTATGGTAATTGTATTACATGACTAGTTATCGACCATGCTTTTCGTTGTGTAACTGACATGCTCGCCACGAAGGCAGCACTAGATACGGGATTTTACGAACTCAGTGATACCAACGCCTATAACGATAGAGTTTATTTTATCTCTATGTTTCATTTTCCCTAAACGTATTAAACGTTACAAATGTAAATTTGTTAAGCCTTCCAAATCTGCCAGATTTATAATTTCGTAATTGAATCAGAATTTCTTGAACCAAAATTTAACCGTTATGATTAAATCATAAAACGCGTTTTAAGCAAACGAAAGAAATAGGGAAAAATGAGAACGAACAGTTGGTACAACCACGACGCCACATTTTCCGGCGTCTGGCTATTACCAAGCACGCGTTTATCAGACGTTGCTTATTAATTTTTGAAACCACAACACAAAAATGTCGTACAAAGGACCACAAAAAGTTCAAAAGGTGATGGTACAGCCCATCAACCTTATATTTCGGTACCTGCAAAATCGTTCGCGCGTTCAAGTATGGTTATTCGAAAACATCAACCTACGAATCGAAGGTCACATCGTTGGATTCGACGAATATATGAATTTAGTACTGGACGATGCTGAGGAATATAATCTGAAGACGAAGGCCAGAAAACCACTTGGACGAATTATGTTGAAAGGCGACAATATAACATTAATACAAAATACAAATCCAGGGGCAAATTAAATTGTTCAACTATAACCTTAAGTTATGACCCAGGACAAACAAGGCTTATTACCTTATGACTTGTGCAATTACGCACACTGGAAGTGACTTAAAAGTGTTTAATAAAGATGGAGTTAACATTTTCCAAGTTGTACAAGTTGTGATGCATCTCTCGGTATAGTTAAGAAGAACAATGATTAACTGATAGTTACAAGTTGTAACTGAAAATACTATCAGGTTAAAGTGACAGTATTGTTTTCTATTGGGAAACGTATTTGTTATTGTAATCTTGTaatagaataatttttcaaatatctgACTGAAAAACTATGCAATATAAGTCCCACTTATATAGATACCATCAAACTGTATCAGATCTTGTATCTCAGTTCATTTCTAACTTTAAGAAGAATTTCAGATGTAAATTTTATATGATTAAATAATTGCTGTAACAAATATGaattagataaatatttaataaatatttttgattcTAGGTTTgtgttttatttatgtttatgCTTTTACCAAAGTCCTAAATGAATAGTTATTCTAactgataaaaatataatttagaaGTTGCAGAAGTTAAGTATTATTATTTAGGTTATATTTTGATATTCCTATCGATCTAAGATATATTGTTAACAAAGATCTTTTGTTATCATAGGTGGTAAGGGAGCTTGTTCCTCCTTCATCGAAAGATGTTTCGCCTTCATTGGGGAAAATGCTGTAGACACAGTGAAAACAACGGCGTTTTGTACTCTTCCAAAGGATGCACTGGTGAAACTTATCTCTTCGGATTATCTAGGATTGGAGGAAGAAGATGTTTGGAGAGCAGTACTGAACTGGGCAAAATATCAGGTTCTTTTTCTTTGAACATTCTATTCCGTTTCCGAGTACTTTGAATCCGTTGAAAATTCCAAGAAGACTTAACGCTCTGATCATGCGTATGTCGTGCAAGGTCTTAGACCTTGTGTCGTATACGATTATTACCGGGTCCTTGGGTCCTTAGGTTCTTGGATCGGAATTTAGAATTACGAGTTAAGGAACGCTTAACCGTACGGACCACGCTCCTAGGCAGGGGTGACGCAGCCTACTCAACACTGGACAGAGGAGGAACGTGTGAGGGTTTGCCAACATTTATCAGGAGTGATAAATCACGTTCGCCTGCTGCTAATCGACAGCCAGGTCTTTGCGGAGGAAGTAGAGCCAACAGGAGCAGTGCCTATAGAGCTTTCCTTGGAGAGGTACGAATTTTTCAATCCCGATCGATCAAGTGGCTCAAAACCCATAAGGTATGG
The Bombus affinis isolate iyBomAffi1 chromosome 2, iyBomAffi1.2, whole genome shotgun sequence genome window above contains:
- the LOC126928842 gene encoding probable small nuclear ribonucleoprotein E, giving the protein MSYKGPQKVQKVMVQPINLIFRYLQNRSRVQVWLFENINLRIEGHIVGFDEYMNLVLDDAEEYNLKTKARKPLGRIMLKGDNITLIQNTNPGAN